From a region of the Halolamina sp. CBA1230 genome:
- a CDS encoding xanthine dehydrogenase family protein molybdopterin-binding subunit: protein MSGEESVIEAEGSVPATADDAAEGAAGIGDSPYRREDARALRGETTYTDDFGREAAALAFVRSPHAHAHVESIDTDAAEAIDGVTAVYTWEDLAAGDAPMRLPVRTGPLDCEVPGHPVLAGDRVRYDGQPVAAVVAQDRYHAADGVEAVDVEYDPLPVEDDPREAVSEDAPTLFDAAPDNVAAVGELGDREETDRAFAEAAEIVSVELENNRLIPSALEPRAALAEHDRTAGFTVTMTSQSPHGHRRKLSHTLGVPERQIRVISPDVGGGFGHKGHHHPGEAMAAWAARELGEAVKWTATRSANYREGAHGRDHRTTAELALDSDGQFLGLRADTYAGIGGYALGGGGAMPGWYGRLLASQYEIPAIYCRSRCVFTTTAPVHSYRGAGRPEAIYVTERLVDVAADELGVDPVELRRRNLIDPEAFPHETAVGATYDSGNYEPALDEAIDAVSEYPSGGERDDDGRLRGVGIASYVESTGGGFESGVVRVHPDGGVTVSAGTHDHGQGHGTIYAQIVADELPVGAGEIEVVEGDTDKIPTGTGTFGSRSTVVGGNAVAESAADVLAKAERIAAHELDADPDELEQTESGFRADAAGADERRCSFADVAGAAYGRGLPAGLSPGLEATTFYELEDTAYTFGTHAVAVAVDPETGAFEIERYVAVDDCGVRVNPRIVEGQIHGGVAQGLGQAQSERATYADDGELAASTMLDYALPRASDLPEIETRAKETPSPGNELGVKGIGEAGTIAAPPALVNAVTDALGVDHLDMPLSEERVRAASED from the coding sequence ATGAGCGGCGAGGAGAGCGTCATCGAGGCCGAGGGGTCCGTACCCGCGACCGCCGACGACGCGGCCGAGGGTGCGGCGGGGATCGGCGACAGCCCGTACCGCCGCGAGGACGCCCGCGCGCTCCGCGGGGAGACGACGTACACCGACGACTTCGGGCGGGAGGCCGCCGCGCTGGCGTTCGTCCGGAGCCCACACGCCCACGCACACGTAGAGAGTATCGACACCGACGCCGCGGAGGCCATCGACGGCGTAACGGCGGTGTACACGTGGGAAGACCTGGCCGCGGGCGACGCGCCGATGCGGCTCCCGGTCCGGACCGGCCCGCTCGACTGCGAGGTGCCGGGCCACCCCGTGCTGGCCGGCGACCGCGTGCGCTACGACGGCCAGCCAGTCGCCGCCGTGGTCGCGCAGGACCGCTACCACGCCGCCGACGGCGTCGAAGCCGTCGACGTCGAGTACGATCCCCTGCCCGTCGAGGACGACCCGCGCGAGGCCGTGAGCGAGGACGCGCCCACGCTGTTCGACGCGGCGCCGGACAACGTCGCCGCCGTCGGCGAGCTCGGCGACCGGGAGGAGACGGACCGCGCGTTCGCCGAGGCTGCGGAGATCGTCAGCGTCGAGCTGGAGAACAACCGCCTGATCCCGAGCGCGCTCGAACCGCGCGCGGCGCTGGCGGAGCACGACCGGACGGCGGGGTTCACGGTGACGATGACCAGCCAATCGCCCCACGGCCACCGGCGGAAGCTCTCGCACACGCTCGGCGTGCCGGAACGCCAGATCCGGGTCATCTCGCCCGACGTGGGCGGCGGGTTCGGGCACAAGGGCCACCACCACCCCGGCGAGGCGATGGCCGCCTGGGCCGCCCGCGAGCTCGGCGAGGCGGTGAAGTGGACCGCCACGCGGTCGGCGAACTACCGCGAGGGTGCCCACGGCCGCGACCACCGGACGACCGCCGAACTCGCGCTCGATTCCGACGGGCAGTTCCTCGGCCTGAGGGCCGACACGTACGCCGGCATCGGCGGCTACGCGCTCGGTGGCGGCGGCGCGATGCCGGGCTGGTACGGCCGCCTGCTCGCTAGCCAGTACGAGATTCCCGCGATCTACTGCCGGTCGCGCTGCGTGTTCACCACGACGGCGCCGGTCCACTCCTACCGCGGCGCGGGGCGACCGGAGGCGATCTACGTCACAGAGCGGCTGGTCGACGTCGCCGCCGACGAGCTCGGCGTCGATCCCGTCGAACTCCGGCGGCGGAACCTGATCGATCCCGAGGCGTTCCCCCACGAGACCGCTGTCGGCGCGACGTACGACAGTGGGAACTACGAACCGGCGCTCGACGAAGCGATCGACGCCGTCTCGGAGTACCCGAGCGGCGGCGAGCGTGACGACGACGGCCGCCTGCGCGGGGTGGGGATCGCGAGCTACGTCGAGAGCACCGGCGGCGGGTTCGAGAGCGGCGTCGTCCGCGTCCACCCCGACGGCGGCGTGACGGTTTCGGCGGGCACACACGACCACGGGCAGGGCCACGGAACGATCTACGCCCAGATCGTCGCCGACGAACTCCCCGTCGGGGCGGGCGAGATCGAGGTCGTGGAGGGTGACACCGACAAGATCCCTACCGGCACGGGAACGTTCGGCTCCCGGAGCACGGTCGTCGGCGGCAACGCGGTCGCGGAGAGCGCCGCGGACGTGCTCGCGAAGGCCGAACGAATCGCGGCCCACGAGCTCGACGCCGACCCCGATGAACTCGAACAGACCGAGTCGGGGTTCCGGGCCGACGCGGCCGGGGCGGACGAACGCCGCTGCTCGTTCGCGGACGTGGCGGGCGCCGCCTACGGTCGGGGGCTCCCCGCGGGGCTCTCGCCGGGGCTGGAGGCGACGACGTTCTACGAGCTCGAGGACACCGCCTACACGTTCGGCACGCACGCAGTCGCGGTGGCGGTCGACCCAGAGACGGGCGCGTTCGAGATCGAACGCTACGTCGCCGTCGACGACTGCGGCGTCCGGGTGAACCCCCGGATCGTCGAGGGGCAGATCCACGGCGGCGTCGCCCAGGGGCTCGGGCAGGCGCAGTCGGAGCGGGCGACCTACGCGGACGACGGCGAACTGGCGGCGTCGACGATGCTCGACTACGCGCTCCCGCGGGCGAGCGATCTCCCGGAGATCGAGACCCGGGCAAAGGAGACGCCGAGTCCGGGCAACGAACTCGGCGTGAAAGGGATCGGCGAGGCCGGCACGATCGCGGCGCCGCCGGCGCTGGTCAACGCCGTCACTGACGCGCTGGGCGTCGATCACCTCGACATGCCGCTTTCCGAAGAACGAGTGCGGGCGGCGTCGGAGGACTGA
- a CDS encoding xanthine dehydrogenase family protein subunit M gives MFPPKFDYERPDSLDAALDALAAEGAVPLAGGHDLLPLLKARERDPDTVVDLGGLAELRGVERVVTDEGATERLSIGALTTDADLLDADPAGVEGLLDATRAVGDAQIRNRGTVGGNLAAAHPASDIPAATLAGDARLHLVGPDGDRTVPAGEFATGDHETVREGDELLTRVSLPLSPTAGSAYRRKTHPSTGYASVGVAARVEVVDGVVTDPRVAAVGLCDAPTRLEAVENELDGADAGAPVETVAAAAERAGERVDGSVREDHVVSAEQRRATLPTYAEQAISSAVARAVGREGVGA, from the coding sequence ATGTTCCCGCCGAAGTTCGACTACGAGCGACCGGACAGCCTCGACGCCGCACTCGACGCGCTCGCGGCCGAGGGCGCGGTCCCGCTCGCGGGCGGGCACGACCTCCTCCCGCTGCTCAAAGCCCGCGAACGCGACCCCGACACGGTCGTCGACCTCGGCGGCCTCGCGGAACTCCGGGGCGTCGAACGTGTGGTCACCGACGAGGGCGCGACCGAACGGCTCTCGATCGGCGCGCTCACCACCGACGCGGACCTGCTCGACGCCGACCCGGCAGGAGTCGAGGGTCTGCTCGACGCGACGCGGGCAGTGGGCGACGCACAGATCCGGAACCGCGGCACGGTCGGCGGGAACCTCGCGGCCGCCCACCCTGCAAGCGACATCCCCGCAGCGACGCTGGCCGGCGACGCGCGACTCCACCTCGTCGGCCCCGACGGCGACCGCACGGTGCCCGCCGGCGAGTTCGCGACCGGCGACCACGAGACCGTCCGCGAGGGCGACGAACTGCTGACCCGAGTTTCCCTGCCGCTCTCCCCGACCGCCGGGAGCGCGTACCGGCGGAAGACACACCCGTCGACGGGGTACGCGTCGGTCGGTGTTGCCGCGCGAGTCGAAGTAGTCGACGGCGTCGTGACCGACCCGCGGGTCGCGGCGGTCGGCCTCTGTGACGCGCCGACGCGGCTGGAAGCGGTAGAAAACGAACTCGACGGCGCCGACGCGGGCGCGCCGGTGGAGACGGTCGCGGCCGCGGCGGAGCGGGCGGGCGAGCGCGTCGACGGGTCGGTTCGCGAGGACCACGTCGTCTCCGCCGAGCAGCGCCGCGCAACGTTACCGACGTACGCCGAGCAAGCGATCTCGAGCGCGGTCGCTCGCGCCGTCGGGCGGGAGGGGGTGGGCGCATGA
- a CDS encoding (2Fe-2S)-binding protein — translation MSEHEVTATVDGATETATVEARRLLVHALREDWGYTQPTVGCESGKCGACTVEMDGEIVKSCCVLAVQADGSEITTVGGIEGAPEGLTAVDDDAPESDGEFGPVQRSFHEEHGLQCGYCTPGMVLRSRDLLADNPDPDREEIRAGLKGNVCRCTGYENVVDAVEAAAAKLEPIETDSGAAPEAEGNGSTTDGGGD, via the coding sequence ATGTCCGAACACGAAGTCACGGCGACCGTCGACGGGGCGACCGAGACGGCGACCGTCGAGGCCCGGCGGCTGCTGGTCCACGCGCTCCGGGAGGACTGGGGGTACACCCAGCCCACCGTCGGCTGCGAGTCCGGGAAGTGTGGCGCCTGCACCGTCGAGATGGACGGCGAGATCGTCAAATCCTGCTGCGTGCTGGCGGTGCAGGCCGACGGCAGCGAGATCACGACCGTCGGCGGGATCGAGGGCGCACCCGAGGGGCTCACGGCGGTCGACGACGACGCTCCCGAATCCGACGGCGAGTTCGGGCCGGTCCAGCGCAGCTTCCACGAGGAACACGGGCTCCAGTGTGGCTACTGCACGCCGGGGATGGTGCTCCGGAGCCGGGACCTGCTCGCCGACAACCCCGACCCGGACCGCGAGGAGATCCGCGCGGGGCTGAAAGGGAACGTCTGCCGCTGCACGGGGTACGAGAACGTCGTCGACGCCGTCGAGGCCGCGGCCGCGAAGCTCGAACCGATCGAAACCGACAGTGGAGCGGCCCCGGAAGCGGAGGGCAACGGCTCGACCACCGACGGGGGTGGCGACTGA
- a CDS encoding helix-turn-helix domain-containing protein, with amino-acid sequence MSEVRDRLLEHVRDHPGRHASALGRELDLATGQLQYHLRRLRREDRVVADDRYGRTHYFPPGYDERDRERIALARRETARAILAALLSGETPAADLADRLGIARSTLSYHVDRLSEAGLVDERRDECGRVHLSPSDPGTTESLLATVDPDASDRLVDRFTRLVDELLDG; translated from the coding sequence ATGAGCGAGGTCCGCGACCGACTGCTCGAACACGTCCGTGACCACCCCGGCCGCCACGCCAGCGCGCTGGGCCGGGAGTTAGACCTCGCGACCGGGCAGCTCCAGTACCACCTCCGCCGGCTGCGCCGCGAGGACCGCGTCGTCGCCGACGATCGCTACGGCCGCACCCACTACTTCCCGCCGGGGTACGACGAGCGCGACCGCGAGCGGATCGCGCTGGCCCGGCGGGAGACCGCCCGGGCGATCCTCGCGGCGCTGCTCTCCGGAGAGACGCCCGCGGCCGATCTCGCCGACCGCCTCGGTATCGCCCGGAGCACGCTCTCCTACCACGTCGACCGGCTCAGCGAGGCGGGGCTCGTCGACGAGCGGCGCGACGAGTGCGGGCGGGTCCACCTCTCGCCGTCGGACCCCGGGACGACCGAGTCGCTGCTCGCGACGGTCGACCCCGACGCGAGCGACCGGCTCGTGGATCGGTTCACCCGGCTGGTCGACGAGCTACTCGACGGGTAG
- a CDS encoding Tat pathway signal protein, with product MSDSHGIDRRAFVKSAVAIGGAAALSACLNRGAEIDVPRGPEEPDAEFPDRQHAWNAFLPTNDAGNNHHPRHRVLLALEYGDGTPTDEEREAVETALTGIERAYERSAAGLLFTVSYSPYYFDRFDSDLPDSIDLPEPRALSSFEDPDADDVDAIVHLASDHGEVVMGAEEALKGELDELNGVSQPDAALTDAFTVRERRTGFIGDGLPAEHQDVDGVPDDGPVPEDAPMYMGFESVYEGNQPGEDRVTIQDGPFAGGTTQQLSTLTLNLTQWYEQDSREQRVAKMFCPHHAENDLVEDAGENLGTDPRMDDCDEPMDTARNKGVVGHGQKMVDVRENDKPIILRRDFDSTDGDRASVHFLALQRTISDFVTTREAMNGEEVDRNSAVGQRTNNGILQYIDTVRRGNFLVPPRSLRALPPANPAAETAENPEVARA from the coding sequence ATGAGCGACTCCCACGGCATCGACCGCCGCGCGTTCGTGAAATCCGCCGTCGCGATCGGCGGCGCGGCGGCGCTGTCGGCCTGCCTGAACCGCGGTGCGGAGATCGACGTCCCACGGGGGCCCGAGGAGCCCGACGCCGAGTTCCCCGACCGCCAGCACGCCTGGAACGCGTTCCTGCCCACGAACGACGCGGGCAACAACCATCACCCGCGCCACCGCGTGCTGCTCGCGCTGGAGTACGGCGACGGGACGCCGACCGACGAGGAGCGCGAGGCCGTCGAAACCGCGCTGACTGGGATCGAGCGCGCCTACGAACGTTCGGCCGCGGGGCTGCTGTTCACGGTCAGCTACTCGCCGTACTACTTCGACCGCTTCGATTCGGATCTCCCCGACAGCATCGACCTGCCCGAGCCGCGGGCGCTCTCCTCGTTCGAGGACCCCGACGCCGACGACGTGGACGCGATCGTCCACCTCGCCAGCGACCACGGCGAGGTCGTGATGGGCGCCGAGGAGGCGCTGAAGGGGGAACTCGACGAACTCAACGGCGTCTCCCAGCCCGACGCCGCGCTGACGGACGCGTTCACGGTCCGGGAGCGCCGAACGGGGTTCATCGGCGACGGCCTCCCCGCCGAGCACCAGGACGTCGACGGCGTACCCGACGACGGCCCGGTGCCGGAGGACGCGCCGATGTACATGGGGTTCGAGTCGGTGTACGAGGGGAACCAGCCCGGCGAGGACCGCGTGACGATCCAGGACGGCCCCTTCGCTGGCGGGACGACCCAGCAGCTCTCGACGCTGACGCTGAACCTGACCCAGTGGTACGAGCAGGACTCCCGCGAGCAGCGCGTCGCCAAGATGTTCTGTCCCCACCACGCCGAGAACGACCTCGTGGAGGACGCCGGCGAGAACCTCGGCACCGACCCGCGGATGGACGACTGCGACGAGCCGATGGACACCGCCCGGAACAAGGGTGTCGTCGGCCACGGCCAGAAGATGGTCGACGTGCGTGAGAACGACAAGCCGATCATCCTCCGCCGGGATTTCGACTCCACCGACGGCGACCGCGCGAGCGTCCACTTCCTCGCGCTCCAGCGGACCATCTCGGACTTCGTCACCACGCGCGAGGCGATGAACGGCGAGGAGGTCGACCGCAACTCCGCGGTCGGTCAGCGCACCAACAACGGGATCCTGCAGTACATCGACACGGTGCGCCGGGGGAACTTCCTCGTCCCGCCGCGCTCCCTGCGGGCGCTCCCGCCCGCGAACCCCGCCGCCGAGACAGCCGAAAACCCGGAGGTGGCCCGTGCGTAA
- a CDS encoding twin-arginine translocation signal domain-containing protein, whose protein sequence is MRKPSRRSFLAGLGAAGAVGTAGCLGFELQSGTQEPPLVEDRPDAVYVPTHTEGMAMAGMASDGGYSCALTYNFPHRFWTITNNDTTQVKVGQNDALHLMPIVWHSETGIVPSDVNPQVDLTRNGESVISGLNPWAMISQNMGFHFGDNVELPQQGEYDVTVSVGEGGSRRTGALTETGAAEFEFTLDYQRSELRDIPFNQIEESRQGSRGAVEPMEMEMVPIRRAPAVDDLPGTGHGTTESGDAVLAVQRLDDATAFGGDDDQQYLAVSPRTPYNRFPLPGMSLSATLTRDGETAFDDYLYEWLDADLGVHYGAVVDGVETGDELAISVDTPPQLARHEGYETAFLNMPEATLTL, encoded by the coding sequence GTGCGTAAGCCGTCCCGTCGATCGTTCCTCGCCGGCCTCGGCGCCGCCGGCGCCGTCGGCACCGCGGGCTGTCTCGGGTTCGAACTCCAGTCGGGCACCCAGGAGCCGCCGCTGGTCGAGGACCGGCCCGACGCCGTCTACGTCCCCACCCACACCGAGGGGATGGCGATGGCGGGGATGGCCAGCGACGGCGGCTACAGCTGTGCGCTGACGTACAACTTCCCCCACCGCTTCTGGACCATCACCAACAACGACACGACGCAGGTGAAAGTCGGGCAGAACGACGCGCTCCACCTCATGCCCATCGTCTGGCACAGCGAGACGGGTATCGTTCCCTCCGACGTGAACCCCCAGGTCGATCTCACACGGAACGGCGAATCGGTCATCAGCGGCCTCAACCCCTGGGCGATGATCTCACAGAACATGGGATTTCACTTCGGTGATAACGTCGAACTCCCTCAGCAGGGCGAGTACGACGTGACCGTCTCGGTGGGCGAGGGCGGCAGCCGCCGGACCGGCGCGCTCACCGAGACCGGCGCCGCGGAGTTCGAGTTCACCCTCGACTACCAGCGTTCGGAACTGCGTGACATCCCGTTCAACCAGATCGAGGAGTCCCGGCAGGGGAGCCGCGGCGCCGTCGAGCCGATGGAGATGGAGATGGTCCCGATCCGGCGGGCACCCGCGGTCGACGACCTCCCGGGGACTGGCCACGGCACCACCGAGAGCGGCGACGCCGTGCTGGCGGTCCAGCGCCTCGACGACGCGACCGCGTTCGGCGGCGACGACGACCAGCAGTACCTCGCCGTCTCGCCGCGCACGCCGTACAACCGCTTCCCGCTGCCGGGGATGTCGCTGTCCGCGACGCTGACCCGCGACGGCGAGACGGCGTTCGACGACTACCTCTACGAGTGGCTCGACGCCGACCTCGGCGTCCACTACGGCGCGGTCGTCGACGGCGTCGAGACCGGCGACGAACTGGCGATCAGCGTCGACACGCCGCCCCAGCTCGCCCGGCACGAGGGGTACGAGACCGCGTTCCTGAACATGCCCGAGGCGACGCTGACGCTCTGA
- a CDS encoding S9 family peptidase → MSETPYGEWESPVSAADVAADTLRFGPVSVDDGSVYWLERRPDEEGRGVVVRADAGAPDEPVEVTPEDVDVRTLVHEYGGGDFAVQDGTVFYAAFGDQRLYRLDAGGEEPTPITPEPEREHGLRYADVEVGPDGDRLYAVRERHEGDDAEDVSNELVTLPADGGEAPEVVASGHDFYSFPRLDPEGERLAWTTWDHPRMPWDGTELHVADVAEDGSLRDERVVLGGPAESVFQPGWSPDGQLHAVSDRTGWWNLYEVDADGEENPRNRTPEDAEFGVPQWSFGSATYAFLDDGRVAVLRNSDGEWSLCLLDSDDERSETDLPFSAYPHARIATDGGTLAFVGGGPEMPATVARWAPGDDEPTALRQSFSLDLSEGMVSEPAHVDVPTRDGETTHAYYYPPTNADERAPAGEDPPLVTMVHGGPTSQTLPVANLAIQFFTTRGFAVADVNYRGSTGYGRAYRDALQGEWGVLDTADCVDTAEYLAETGRADPDRLAITGGSAGGYAVLCALAFHDTFDAGASHYGVADLEALATGTHKFESRYLDGLVGPLPEAKETYEERSPAFHAESIDAPLLLLQGGEDRVVPQEQAEDMVDALVETETPYAYALFPEERHGFRTAEASRRALELELAFYGETFGFTPADEIPEIKLHEGQRSVRRVE, encoded by the coding sequence ATGTCCGAGACACCGTACGGCGAGTGGGAGTCACCCGTCTCCGCGGCCGACGTGGCCGCCGACACGCTGCGGTTCGGCCCCGTCTCCGTGGACGACGGCAGCGTCTACTGGCTGGAGCGCCGCCCCGACGAGGAGGGTCGCGGCGTGGTCGTCCGCGCCGACGCGGGCGCACCCGACGAGCCGGTCGAGGTAACGCCCGAAGACGTCGACGTCCGCACGCTTGTCCACGAGTACGGCGGCGGCGACTTCGCGGTGCAGGACGGCACCGTGTTCTACGCCGCGTTCGGGGACCAGCGACTCTACCGCCTCGACGCGGGCGGCGAGGAGCCGACGCCGATCACGCCCGAACCCGAGCGCGAACACGGCCTGCGCTACGCGGACGTGGAGGTCGGTCCCGACGGCGACCGCCTCTACGCGGTCCGGGAGCGCCACGAGGGCGACGACGCCGAGGACGTGAGCAACGAACTCGTGACGCTGCCCGCCGACGGCGGCGAGGCGCCGGAGGTCGTCGCCTCGGGCCACGACTTCTACTCGTTCCCGCGGCTCGACCCCGAGGGCGAGCGGCTGGCGTGGACGACCTGGGACCACCCGCGGATGCCGTGGGACGGCACTGAACTCCACGTTGCGGACGTTGCCGAGGACGGCAGCCTCCGCGACGAGCGCGTGGTTCTGGGCGGGCCGGCGGAGTCGGTGTTCCAGCCCGGCTGGAGCCCCGACGGCCAACTCCACGCCGTCTCGGACCGAACGGGCTGGTGGAACCTCTACGAAGTCGACGCCGACGGCGAGGAGAATCCCCGGAACCGAACGCCCGAGGACGCCGAGTTCGGCGTCCCGCAGTGGTCCTTTGGCTCGGCGACGTACGCGTTCCTCGACGACGGCCGCGTGGCAGTGCTCCGGAACAGCGACGGCGAGTGGTCGCTCTGCCTGCTCGACAGCGACGACGAACGCTCCGAAACGGATCTCCCGTTCTCGGCGTACCCCCACGCCCGGATCGCGACCGACGGCGGGACGCTCGCGTTCGTCGGCGGCGGGCCGGAGATGCCGGCGACCGTCGCGCGCTGGGCTCCGGGCGACGACGAGCCGACCGCGCTCCGGCAGTCGTTCTCGCTCGACCTGTCCGAGGGGATGGTGTCCGAACCGGCGCACGTCGACGTGCCCACACGGGACGGCGAGACCACTCACGCCTACTACTACCCGCCGACGAACGCCGACGAGCGCGCGCCGGCGGGCGAGGATCCGCCGCTGGTGACGATGGTCCACGGCGGCCCGACCAGCCAGACCCTGCCCGTCGCGAACCTCGCGATCCAGTTCTTCACCACCCGCGGGTTCGCGGTCGCGGACGTGAACTACCGCGGCTCGACGGGGTACGGCCGCGCGTACCGTGACGCGCTCCAGGGGGAGTGGGGCGTGCTCGACACCGCCGACTGCGTCGACACCGCGGAGTACCTCGCGGAGACGGGTCGCGCCGACCCGGATCGGCTGGCGATCACCGGCGGCAGCGCGGGCGGCTACGCAGTGCTCTGTGCGCTGGCGTTCCACGACACGTTCGACGCCGGCGCGAGCCACTACGGCGTCGCCGACCTCGAGGCGCTCGCGACGGGCACCCACAAGTTCGAGTCGCGCTACCTCGACGGGCTGGTCGGCCCGCTTCCCGAGGCGAAGGAGACGTACGAGGAACGCTCGCCCGCGTTCCACGCCGAATCGATCGACGCGCCGCTCCTGCTGCTCCAGGGTGGCGAGGACCGCGTGGTTCCCCAGGAACAGGCCGAGGACATGGTCGACGCCCTGGTCGAGACCGAGACCCCCTACGCCTACGCGCTGTTCCCCGAGGAGCGCCACGGGTTCCGGACCGCCGAGGCGAGCCGGCGGGCGCTCGAACTCGAACTCGCGTTCTACGGCGAGACGTTCGGCTTCACGCCGGCCGACGAGATCCCGGAGATCAAACTGCACGAGGGGCAGCGGTCGGTGCGGCGAGTGGAGTAG
- a CDS encoding DNA-3-methyladenine glycosylase, whose protein sequence is MESGRIDVSSLAGPFDLQSTLESGQTYLWERADGEGYSESAAYGGDAWYETVLPPTPGLVDRPTVVRARQVGGVDDGTIEWEAGGVPTDVDGPAAPTEPVDGEAVLTHLLRLDDNLDAIYDATDDRPLLERAYDRYRGLRLVRDPPFPCLISFICSAQMRVSRIFGMQRSLREQYGTPVDLGDRTVHAYPTPEALAARTEGELRDLSLGYRAPYVQRTAEMVATGEAHPEDARGLPFEAAREELTQFVGVGDKVADCVLLFSLGYLQSIPIDTWINTAIGDYFPDCDGGSYAETSRAIRDRLGAGLPERDEVFGESGADAYAGYTQTYVFHHLRTDGE, encoded by the coding sequence ATGGAGTCGGGCCGCATCGACGTTTCCTCGCTCGCCGGACCGTTCGACCTGCAGTCGACCCTCGAGAGCGGTCAGACGTATCTCTGGGAGCGCGCCGACGGCGAGGGGTACAGCGAGTCGGCCGCCTACGGCGGCGACGCGTGGTACGAGACCGTCCTCCCGCCGACGCCCGGGCTCGTCGACCGCCCGACGGTCGTCCGTGCCCGGCAGGTCGGTGGCGTGGACGACGGCACGATCGAGTGGGAGGCCGGCGGCGTCCCGACTGACGTCGACGGCCCCGCGGCACCGACCGAACCGGTCGACGGCGAGGCGGTCCTCACCCACCTCCTCCGCCTCGACGACAACCTCGACGCGATCTACGACGCGACCGACGACCGCCCGCTACTGGAGCGCGCCTACGATCGCTACCGCGGGCTGCGGCTCGTCCGTGACCCGCCGTTCCCCTGTCTGATCTCCTTCATCTGCTCGGCGCAGATGCGGGTGAGCCGCATCTTCGGCATGCAGCGCTCGCTCCGGGAGCAGTACGGCACGCCGGTCGATCTGGGCGACCGAACGGTGCACGCCTACCCGACGCCGGAGGCGCTCGCCGCCCGAACCGAGGGCGAACTCCGCGACCTAAGTCTGGGCTACCGCGCGCCGTACGTCCAGCGCACCGCCGAGATGGTGGCGACAGGCGAGGCTCATCCGGAGGACGCTCGCGGGCTTCCCTTCGAGGCGGCGCGCGAGGAGCTCACGCAGTTCGTCGGCGTCGGCGACAAGGTGGCCGACTGCGTGCTGCTGTTCTCGCTGGGCTACCTCCAGTCGATCCCGATTGACACGTGGATCAACACCGCCATCGGCGACTACTTCCCCGACTGCGACGGCGGCAGCTACGCCGAGACCTCGCGAGCGATCCGGGATCGGCTCGGCGCCGGCCTGCCCGAACGCGACGAGGTGTTCGGCGAGAGCGGCGCCGACGCCTACGCGGGCTACACCCAGACGTACGTGTTCCACCACCTCCGGACCGACGGAGAGTAG
- a CDS encoding MBL fold metallo-hydrolase, whose translation MTTSDWGDWLPRAIESADPDGVAVWYLGCNGFVLKGSDGTTLFVDPYLGTGDPPRTIRMIPVPFDPADVTDADAVFATHEHSDHVHGESQAPILESTGAPFVAPDAAMAAAREEQSWEERWALDAEQFREVVEGDVLEFGEFTVHVVEVNDPDAEHPVGYVFEHESGTVFHPGDSRPADSFGRLGREFDIDLGIVAFGTAGMIPDKRTREPNYTKWYNDEGEAVEAASALRVDRLLPSHWDMWKGLTADPTALHDHVDSFEHPHSLELVEIGDRVDV comes from the coding sequence ATGACCACGAGCGACTGGGGCGACTGGCTCCCGCGGGCGATCGAGTCGGCCGACCCCGACGGCGTCGCCGTCTGGTACCTCGGCTGCAACGGGTTCGTGCTGAAGGGCAGCGACGGGACGACCCTGTTCGTCGACCCGTACCTGGGTACCGGCGACCCGCCGCGGACGATCCGGATGATCCCCGTGCCGTTCGACCCGGCGGACGTGACCGACGCCGACGCGGTGTTCGCGACCCACGAGCACAGCGACCACGTCCACGGCGAGTCCCAGGCGCCGATCCTGGAGTCGACGGGCGCACCCTTTGTCGCACCTGATGCCGCCATGGCGGCCGCACGCGAGGAGCAGTCCTGGGAGGAGCGCTGGGCGCTCGACGCCGAGCAGTTTCGCGAGGTGGTCGAGGGGGACGTTCTGGAGTTCGGGGAGTTCACGGTCCACGTCGTCGAGGTGAACGACCCCGACGCCGAGCATCCGGTCGGCTACGTGTTCGAGCACGAGAGCGGGACGGTGTTCCACCCCGGCGACTCCCGCCCGGCTGACTCGTTCGGGCGGCTGGGTCGGGAGTTCGATATCGACCTCGGTATCGTCGCGTTCGGGACCGCGGGGATGATCCCGGACAAGCGGACCCGCGAGCCCAACTACACCAAGTGGTACAACGACGAGGGAGAAGCTGTCGAGGCCGCGAGCGCGCTCCGGGTCGACCGCCTGCTGCCGAGCCACTGGGACATGTGGAAGGGGCTCACCGCCGACCCGACCGCGCTCCACGACCACGTCGACTCGTTCGAGCACCCCCACAGCCTGGAGCTGGTCGAGATCGGCGACAGAGTCGACGTCTGA